In the Aster yellows witches'-broom phytoplasma AYWB genome, GTTGATAGACTTTGCCTTTGTTAGTAAAAAATAAGTGATAATCGTGAGTAGAAGTAATTGCTAGATGTTCAATGAAGTCTTCTTCGTAGATTTTCATACCAGAAACGCCTTGTCCGCCTCTTTTTTGTTGTTTGTAAGTATCAATATCCATGCTTTTTATATAGCCTTTGTTAGTAATTGTAATAATGATAGGCTTTTTTTCGATTAGGTCTTCGTCTTCAAAGTTTAGGGGAGCATCAAAATTGAGGGTAGTTTTTCTGTCATCTTGGTATTTTTTTTTCATTTCTAGAAGTTCTTTTTCTAAAATGCGTTCTTTTTTCTTTTGGGAATCAATGATACTTTTACATTCTAAAATTTCTTGAGTGAGGTTTTTTTCTTCGGTGATAAGTTTTTGAGTTTCTTGGTTAGAAAGTCTTTGAAGGCTCATTTCTAAAATGGCTTTGCTTTGTATTTCGTCAAAATTGTATTTTTGCATTAATTTTCTTTGGGCTTCTTTGACATCTGTAGAAGTTTTGATGAGTTTAATAGCAATTTCGATGTCTTCTAAAATAGTGATAAGGGCCGTTACTAAATGTTTTCTTGCGCTTGCTTTTTTGAGTTCAAAGCTTTTTTGTCGGTTAATAACTTCGATGCGGAAATTGAAAAAAGCTTCTAAGATTTGTTTTAAAGAAACTAATTGGGGAGTTTTCCCAACTAAGGCAACCATATTGATTCCAAAAGAAATTCTTAATTGGGAATGTTTGTAGAGTTTGTTAAGAATAATTTTGGCGTTAGCGTCTCTTTTAAGTTCAATTACGATTTTCATTCCTTTTCGACTGGATTCGTCTCTAAGGTCTGTGATTCCTTCTACTATTTTGTTCTTAACTAGAAAAGCAATTTTTTCAATTAGATCAGTTTTTTTTACTTGATAAGGAATTTCTGTAACAATAATTGAAGTTTTTCCTCTTTCTTCTAAAACGTGACTTTTAGCCTTTAAGATAACAGCTCCTTGTCCTGTATGATAAGCACTTTTTAAACTTTGTAAGCCTAAAAGTTCACCACCAGTAGGAAAATCAGGTCCTTTAATATGTTGCATTAACTCATCAATAGAAATGTCTTTATTATTAATGTAGTTAATTAAACCATCAATGACTTCGCCTAAATTGTGAGTAGGGATTTTGGTGGCCATTCCTACTGCAATTCCTGTAGCTCCATTAATTAATAAGTTGGGAAGAGCTGTTGGAAGTACTAATGGTTCTTTTTCAGTTCCATCGTAATTATCAACAAAATCAATTGTTTCTTTGTCAATGTTTTTGATTAGTTCCATCGCCATTTTTGCCATTTTAACTTCAGTATAACGCATAGCTGCTGCTTTGTCGCCATCAATTGAACCAAAGTTTCCGTGACCGTCTACTAAAGGATAACGGTAACTAAAATCTTGAGCCATTCTTACCATCGCCTCATAAATGCTTGAATCGCCATGAGGATGATATTTACCCATAACATCCCCAACTACACGAGCTGCTTTTTTGTAGCTTGCGTGACTGTAGACGCCTAATTCTTTCATACTATATAAAATACGTCTTTGGACTGGTTTTAAGCCATCTTTAATGTCTGGTAAAGCTCTTGATACAATTACGCTCATTGCATAACTTAAGAAGGATTTTTTCATCTCTTCACTTAAGTTTACTTCTTGAATTTTGCCATGATCGTGGGGTTTGTGGATGTTGGCTTCATTGTTTTGAGTTTTATGGTCGCTCATTTTTAACCTCTTTTTTAAATATATATATATATATATATATAAGTTGTTATTTAATGTTATAGTTTGTTAGTTTTAGTTTTATTAAAATATTTTTTTAATTAAACGTCTAAATCAGCTTCTAAGGCTTTTTCTAAGATGAAGTTTTTTCTCGGTAAGACTTTTTCTCCCATTAACATGTTAAAAGTTTGGTCTGTTTCCATTAAAGCTTCTTCATCACTTAAAGCATTAAGGGCATCTTTGAGACTTGCTTTGAGAAGAGTACGATTTTCTGGGTCCATAGTTGTTTCCCAAAGTTGATTAGGATTCATTTCTCCAAGTCCTTTGTATCTTTGGAACCCATCTTTTAAGCTGTTTTTATTTGCAAAAGTTTGTTTGGTTTTTTCATCGTAAAAATATTTTGGAGTTCCTTTTCCTTTTTGGTATTTGTATAAAGGAGGGCGAGCAAAATAGATATATCCTTTTTCAATTAATTCGCGAAAATGTCTGAAAAAGAAAGTTAATAGTAAAGTTCTTATGTGGGCTCCATCAACATCGGCATCTGTCATAATTATAATTTTGTGATAACGGATTTTATCTACATTAAAGTCTTTGCCTTTACCGATGTTAATTCCTGCACCAATTGCTTGTATTAAGGATTTAATTTCTTTATTGGTAAGAATTTTGGCATCTAGACTTTTTTCCACATTAAGGACTTTACCACGCAAAGGAAGGATGGCTTGAAAACGCGAGTCTCTTCCTTGTTTAGCAGAACCACCCGCTGAATCTCCTTCGACAATGTATAGTTCAGAAATATGAGGGTCTTTGCTTCTACAATCAGCTAATTTGGAGGCAAAACCTAAAGAATCAAGGGGCTTATTTCTTACTACTTCACGAGCACGTTTAGCAGCTAGACGGGCATTTGCAGAAAGAAGACATTTATCAATTATTTTCCTTGAATCTTGGGGATGTTCTAATAAATATTTTTCTAAAAATTCGCCAAACAATTGGGATGTAATTTGTCTTACTTCAGTATTTGCTAGTTTAGCTTTAGTTTGTCCTTCAAATTGAGGGTCTTGATGTTTTAAAGAAATAATAGCAGTAATTCCTTCTAAGATGTCTTCACTTAATAAATGTTCATCTTTTTTTAAAAGATTGAATTCCTTAGCATATTTAGAAATAACACGGGTTAGGGCTAATTTAAAACCTTCTTCGTGAGTTCCTCCTTCATGAGTAGGAATATTGTTAACAAAAGAAAAGATTTTTTGGCTTTGAGTGTATCTAGGAATAGTGTCTTTGTCTTCTTTTTCTTCTATTTCGTTTCCTTGTTCGTCTTTTTTGGTAGGACGGAGTTGGGTAGTGTATTCAAAGACAATTTCAAAAGCTAGTTTTTGAGCTTCTTTTTCCAGATAAAAAATTTCGTGAAAAGGAATTTGTTTGTGGCTAGTGTTAATAAAATCTATGTAGTCTTGTAATCCTTTTTCATGGCAAAAGTTAAAAACAGTTTCTTTTTCGTATCTTTTGTCAGCAATTTTTAATTTAAGACCTTTGTTTAAAAAAGACAATTGTTGCATTCTTTCTTTGAGAGTATCAAAGTTATAAATGGTAGTTTCTTGGAAAATTTCGGGGTCTGATAAAAATTGGATAGTAGTTCCTCTTTTGTTAGTTCCCCCAATTACTTCCAAAGGTGAAACTGCAATTCCTTTTTCGTATTTTTGAAAATAGATTTGTTTGTTAAGGCGAATTTCTACAGTAAACCAATTAGAAAGAGCATTTACCACAGAGGCTCCTACACCATGAAGCCCTCCTGAAACCTTGTAAGAAGAACTGTCAAATTTTCCTCCAGCATGAAGAGTAGTTAAGATTGTTTCTACTGCTGGTTTTCCTGTTTTGGGGTGAATATCAACTGGGATTCCTCTACCATTGTCAGAAACACTAATAATTTCTCCAGGTAGGATTTCTAAAGTAATGTTGTTAGCGTGTCCTGCTAAAGCTTCGTCAATGGAATTGTCAACAATTTCCCAGACTAAATGATGAAGTCCTTTTTGAGCAGTCGAACCAATATACATTCCTGGTCTTTTGCGAACTGCTTCCAAACCTTCTAAAATTTGAATACTATCAGCATTGTAATTTTTCAAAAGAATAGCTCCTTTTTTGTAAATTTATAAAATATTAAAAATAGATTAAAGATTAAAGAATAAAATTTTTAAAATATGCAAAACATGCAAAAAAAGATAAATAAAAAACTTTTCAATAGCAAAATATTAATTAATGAAAAATATTTATCAATTATTTTTTTAATTCATTATTTTTTGGTAAAATATTTATTATTGTTTTTGATAATTTGGATAAAAAGATGATATTTTATACAACTTAATCACAACATATTATAACATAAAAACTAGTTATTTTGTGTTTTTTACAATTAGTGAGTAAAAAATACTCTAAATTGACTTTTTGAGTTATAATAGAAGTAATAGCAATTTCGTTTTGCTATATTAATATTGTAAAAGGAAGGACAAACATAAATGCAAATAGTAAGCTTAGGCAAGAAATTTTTTTTATTTTTTAGTTTATTTTTAAGTGTACTTTTTATTTCTTTATTTGATATTTATCAAATAGTTGGAGCAGTAACACAAGTAGACAAAACAACTTTAACTACTGAAGATAGTGAAGGAAAAGTTCCTAAAGAAGTTGTAAAAGAAACCAATAATGGTGCTAAAACTGAAACATCTCCTGAAGGAAACAAAGTAACAGCACAAACTTTAGGAGAAAATAATGCAGTTACTAAAACTGAATTAAATACTGAAGGAATTAAAACCACAGTTAAAACTTTTGGAGAAGGTGACGCAGTTGTCCCAACAGTTGAAAAACTACAAGAACAAGAAAAAAAAGAAAAAGATAAAACCAAAGATAAAGAACAATCTAAATTCTTACTTTGTTTTTTAGCGGTATTAGTAGTATTATCAGTTTCTGCAGGATTTCTTTATTCTAATAAACAAAAACAAGCTAATAAATAAAAACTTTAAACAATTATATAATTTATAAATTAAACTGCCTTAATTGGTAATTTTTTTAAGAAGTTTATATTCAAGATAAAAGAAGATAAAATATTTTTAGTAAATTTTTGAATCTCATTATCATTAATTATAAATGATGAAAAAAATTATAATTTTTATTTCTTTTTTTACGTTATAATATAGTTAATAGTAAGTCATTAATCTCTTAATATTTGCTATTTTTATTAAAAATAAAAAAGAAGAAAAGGTGTGGCACACTACAAATACAAAAAATAATTTAAGTAAGAAGAGTAGAACTCTTTTAGTTTTTAGTTTTTTTATTTTTAGTTGGTTTATTTTTATTTTTAATATGAGTAATATTAATATTAGGGCATATTGAGACAAAGATACAGAAGCTAATCGAGTTGTACAAGAATTATTAGACCTAGATATTAATGTTGAATTGGCTAAATGAGTCCAATAATCAGATAAAGAAGTCGTTAAAGATAAAATTAACAAAGATTAATTAATTACAACTGCAAAATGTTTACAACA is a window encoding:
- the gyrA gene encoding DNA gyrase subunit A gives rise to the protein MSDHKTQNNEANIHKPHDHGKIQEVNLSEEMKKSFLSYAMSVIVSRALPDIKDGLKPVQRRILYSMKELGVYSHASYKKAARVVGDVMGKYHPHGDSSIYEAMVRMAQDFSYRYPLVDGHGNFGSIDGDKAAAMRYTEVKMAKMAMELIKNIDKETIDFVDNYDGTEKEPLVLPTALPNLLINGATGIAVGMATKIPTHNLGEVIDGLINYINNKDISIDELMQHIKGPDFPTGGELLGLQSLKSAYHTGQGAVILKAKSHVLEERGKTSIIVTEIPYQVKKTDLIEKIAFLVKNKIVEGITDLRDESSRKGMKIVIELKRDANAKIILNKLYKHSQLRISFGINMVALVGKTPQLVSLKQILEAFFNFRIEVINRQKSFELKKASARKHLVTALITILEDIEIAIKLIKTSTDVKEAQRKLMQKYNFDEIQSKAILEMSLQRLSNQETQKLITEEKNLTQEILECKSIIDSQKKKERILEKELLEMKKKYQDDRKTTLNFDAPLNFEDEDLIEKKPIIITITNKGYIKSMDIDTYKQQKRGGQGVSGMKIYEEDFIEHLAITSTHDYHLFFTNKGKVYQLKGYEIPLGQRQSKGSHLVNFLPFEKDEFLTSFTSIKNFDQSQDYLFFATKKGIVKKTPLKEYSHISKRGLIAIRLKENDEVLTVKKTTGIKNIILASNNGNAICFCETKIKSISRNSMGVIGMRLGSDEFLVGAALFDVDSKEQNILVMTENGFGKITNVNQYRIQARSGKGSKTIKVNDQKGRLITLQVVLPSDDLIVSSDKGQVVRVAIDQITKTKNKATQGTRIIKLKTGHKAVSVAVVKKEVLDIDVVEN
- a CDS encoding DNA topoisomerase subunit B, which gives rise to MKNYNADSIQILEGLEAVRKRPGMYIGSTAQKGLHHLVWEIVDNSIDEALAGHANNITLEILPGEIISVSDNGRGIPVDIHPKTGKPAVETILTTLHAGGKFDSSSYKVSGGLHGVGASVVNALSNWFTVEIRLNKQIYFQKYEKGIAVSPLEVIGGTNKRGTTIQFLSDPEIFQETTIYNFDTLKERMQQLSFLNKGLKLKIADKRYEKETVFNFCHEKGLQDYIDFINTSHKQIPFHEIFYLEKEAQKLAFEIVFEYTTQLRPTKKDEQGNEIEEKEDKDTIPRYTQSQKIFSFVNNIPTHEGGTHEEGFKLALTRVISKYAKEFNLLKKDEHLLSEDILEGITAIISLKHQDPQFEGQTKAKLANTEVRQITSQLFGEFLEKYLLEHPQDSRKIIDKCLLSANARLAAKRAREVVRNKPLDSLGFASKLADCRSKDPHISELYIVEGDSAGGSAKQGRDSRFQAILPLRGKVLNVEKSLDAKILTNKEIKSLIQAIGAGINIGKGKDFNVDKIRYHKIIIMTDADVDGAHIRTLLLTFFFRHFRELIEKGYIYFARPPLYKYQKGKGTPKYFYDEKTKQTFANKNSLKDGFQRYKGLGEMNPNQLWETTMDPENRTLLKASLKDALNALSDEEALMETDQTFNMLMGEKVLPRKNFILEKALEADLDV